The following are from one region of the Granulicella aggregans genome:
- a CDS encoding phage tail protein yields the protein MTARSQQKPAFSERPATTQNVAAATPAVTTAVPVTTTGGTAGLMPVWTGTSTLGNSIVYQTATGIGIGRFPNATLDIGGTSTFRGSMGVSRSGDATTSAGTKSFPILMQSSVYNTSVSQNVLPYFQLQTEPVANNTASAGATLNFLYYSGIGAAPSESGLYFNGNGTIHFAAGQTFPITTGATGPAGPPGPAGPTGPQGPVGPAGPTGSVPANLTAISGQLSTTNGVAYLGSDTFQFPGSCVIGDVFLSVNGYGSGNALPADGRLIPIQNNTALFSLIGINFGGNGTSNYALPDLRAFAPKGMQYSICLNGIFPSEN from the coding sequence ATGACTGCACGTTCGCAACAGAAGCCCGCTTTTTCAGAGCGGCCGGCCACCACTCAAAATGTTGCGGCGGCCACCCCTGCAGTGACGACTGCTGTCCCGGTGACGACCACCGGAGGCACGGCTGGCCTGATGCCGGTGTGGACGGGAACGTCGACGCTCGGGAACTCGATCGTCTACCAGACAGCGACCGGGATCGGGATCGGACGCTTCCCGAACGCCACGCTGGACATCGGCGGGACGTCGACCTTTCGCGGTTCGATGGGAGTCTCGCGCTCAGGCGATGCGACGACTTCGGCGGGCACAAAGTCCTTCCCGATCCTGATGCAGTCGTCGGTTTATAACACCTCGGTGAGCCAGAATGTACTTCCTTATTTCCAGCTTCAGACCGAGCCGGTAGCGAACAACACCGCCTCCGCAGGGGCGACGCTCAACTTCCTTTACTACAGCGGGATAGGGGCGGCGCCGAGTGAGAGCGGGCTTTACTTCAATGGCAATGGGACCATCCATTTTGCTGCGGGACAGACGTTTCCCATCACCACGGGAGCAACTGGCCCTGCAGGACCTCCAGGGCCGGCCGGACCCACTGGTCCGCAAGGTCCGGTGGGCCCTGCGGGACCGACGGGTAGCGTGCCTGCGAATCTTACGGCGATCTCGGGGCAGTTGAGCACGACGAATGGTGTCGCCTATCTGGGCTCTGACACTTTTCAGTTTCCGGGTAGCTGCGTCATTGGAGATGTCTTTCTTTCGGTAAATGGCTACGGGTCGGGCAATGCCTTACCGGCCGACGGTCGATTGATCCCCATTCAAAACAACACGGCGCTGTTCTCGCTGATCGGAATCAACTTTGGTGGCAACGGAACGTCGAACTATGCGTTGCCGGATCTGCGTGCGTTTGCGCCAAAGGGGATGCAGTACTCGATCTGTCTCAACGGAATTTTTCCTTCAGAAAATTAG
- a CDS encoding GDP-L-fucose synthase family protein: MAGHRGLVGSAIVRGLEAAGYSNLLLRTRAELDLTDQRAVAEFFAEERPEFVFLAAAKVGGILANDTYPAEFIRENLVMETNIIEASRQARVKRLLFLGSSCIYPKLAPQPMPESCLLTGPLEPTNRAYALAKIAGIEMCWAYNRQYGTRYLAAMPTNLYGPGDNFDLNTSHVLPALMRKTADAVKSGAATVTVWGSGTPRRELLYSDDVAEACLFLMNLDEEKFGTLLVEDAPPLINIGTGEDVTIRELAETVARVLGFTGELVFDATKPDGTPRKLMDVARLHGLGWRHKTGLEAGISKTWELVRGQL; encoded by the coding sequence GTGGCAGGGCATCGCGGGCTGGTGGGGTCGGCGATTGTACGTGGGCTGGAGGCGGCGGGGTATTCGAACCTGCTGCTGCGGACGCGGGCCGAGTTGGATCTAACGGACCAGCGGGCGGTGGCGGAGTTCTTCGCGGAGGAGCGGCCGGAGTTTGTGTTTCTTGCTGCGGCGAAGGTGGGCGGGATTCTGGCGAACGATACCTATCCGGCGGAGTTCATCCGCGAGAACCTGGTGATGGAGACCAACATCATCGAAGCGAGCCGTCAGGCCAGGGTGAAGCGGCTGTTGTTCCTGGGGTCGTCGTGTATCTATCCCAAGCTTGCGCCGCAGCCGATGCCTGAATCGTGTTTGTTGACGGGGCCTCTTGAGCCGACGAACCGAGCGTATGCGTTGGCGAAGATCGCGGGCATCGAGATGTGCTGGGCTTACAACCGGCAGTATGGGACGCGATATCTTGCGGCTATGCCGACGAATCTCTATGGGCCGGGGGACAACTTCGACCTGAATACATCGCATGTTCTGCCCGCGCTGATGCGCAAGACTGCGGATGCGGTGAAGTCGGGCGCTGCGACTGTGACGGTTTGGGGGAGTGGGACGCCTCGGCGGGAGTTGTTGTACTCGGACGACGTGGCCGAGGCTTGTCTGTTTCTGATGAATCTGGACGAAGAGAAGTTTGGGACGCTGCTCGTCGAGGATGCTCCGCCGCTGATTAACATTGGAACGGGTGAGGATGTGACGATCCGTGAGCTGGCGGAGACGGTGGCTCGGGTGCTGGGTTTTACCGGGGAGTTAGTCTTCGATGCGACGAAGCCGGATGGGACGCCGCGGAAGCTGATGGATGTGGCTCGGCTGCATGGGCTGGGGTGGCGGCATAAGACGGGGCTTGAGGCGGGGATCTCGAAGACGTGGGAGCTAGTGCGGGGGCAGCTTTAG
- a CDS encoding LptF/LptG family permease: protein MRLLTRYILREVSSHAVLGGVLFTFVLFMQHLSDILGLAVRNSASLGDVCRIILYMLPNTLTVTIPMAILVGILLGLSRLAADSEITAMRASGMGVLGFVRIVSILAIAGMAAGLVNSIWLAPRSAAALLGLESSLKSSQASFEVQPRVFYEDLKNYVLYVQEVKPALGGASIWKHVFLADLSDPESPHITTADKAVVVNDPGSANALPGGADGATIRLHLLDGTQHQVSASNPGQYDISTFTTTDIPLQTGVQNGTRVSRSDTPIHALSLAEVYQLSRVAPKDAKDFSSRPFLIELNSRFSYPFACIVLMLVGVPLGLSSKRSGRSTGIVLAIALVFVYYLTSLVGVAFAKSGKVSPFVGVWSANLIFLVAGVLLLQQLSRGGIALNIFASVGQWLGRMLERMMSRDEDGPGAAERVTMAQRLAIFRATLHIRFPLLLDDYVMREFVTNFFFVLSSFAVLFIVFTFFELIGDIIRNRTALVTVGEYLVNLIPYIISAVTPLCALVAVLVTFGALNRSSELTAMKATGISLYRVVAPVLVIAAVLAASLFAFDEYYLPGANRRQEALRAVIKNKPAQTFLRPDRKWISGQTGSTAVPAVTTTGKSGRIVQPAAAGEPARIFYYQFFDSNKDVFANLTVFELEPDTFVLRRRIFASSVRWDGHNWIFDQGWQRTFAGETVGTYEPFAVAEFPEIKEQPSYFKKEDLQSQEMSFAELSDYIGDLKQSGFDTMRLRVQLMKKIAYPVVTLVMAILAVPFALSMGKRGSLVGISTAIGLAISYWVVAGLFEAMGNVNTLPPVLAAWSPDVLFGIAGAYLLLRTPT from the coding sequence ATGCGCCTGCTGACCCGGTATATCCTTCGCGAAGTTTCGTCCCATGCGGTGCTGGGCGGGGTGCTGTTCACGTTTGTGCTGTTCATGCAGCATCTCTCGGACATTCTGGGGCTGGCGGTGCGGAACTCGGCGAGCCTGGGCGATGTGTGCCGGATCATCCTGTACATGCTGCCGAATACGCTGACGGTGACGATCCCGATGGCGATCCTGGTGGGGATTCTGCTGGGTCTGAGCCGGCTGGCGGCCGATAGCGAGATTACGGCGATGCGCGCGAGCGGGATGGGCGTGCTGGGGTTCGTGCGGATCGTTTCGATACTCGCCATTGCGGGCATGGCCGCGGGGCTGGTGAACTCGATCTGGCTGGCACCGAGATCGGCGGCGGCGCTGTTAGGGCTGGAGAGTTCGCTGAAGTCGAGCCAGGCTTCGTTCGAGGTACAGCCTCGGGTCTTCTACGAGGACCTGAAGAACTACGTGTTGTACGTGCAGGAAGTGAAGCCTGCGCTGGGCGGGGCTTCGATCTGGAAGCATGTGTTTCTCGCGGACTTGAGCGATCCGGAGTCGCCTCATATTACGACGGCGGACAAGGCCGTGGTGGTGAACGATCCTGGATCTGCAAACGCGCTTCCGGGTGGGGCGGACGGCGCAACAATCCGGCTGCATCTGCTGGATGGGACGCAGCACCAGGTCTCCGCGAGCAATCCTGGGCAGTACGACATCTCGACGTTTACGACGACGGATATACCGCTGCAGACTGGGGTACAGAACGGCACAAGGGTGAGCCGTTCGGATACGCCGATCCATGCACTGAGCCTGGCGGAGGTCTACCAGCTGAGCCGGGTCGCGCCGAAGGATGCGAAGGATTTTTCTTCGAGGCCGTTTCTGATCGAGCTGAACTCGCGGTTCTCTTACCCGTTTGCCTGCATCGTGTTGATGCTGGTGGGTGTGCCGCTGGGGTTGTCCTCGAAGCGCAGCGGCCGGAGCACAGGGATCGTGCTGGCGATTGCGCTGGTGTTTGTGTACTACCTCACTTCGCTCGTGGGTGTGGCATTCGCGAAGTCGGGGAAGGTGTCGCCGTTTGTGGGGGTGTGGTCGGCGAATTTGATTTTTCTGGTTGCGGGCGTGCTGCTGCTGCAGCAGCTGTCGCGTGGCGGCATTGCGCTGAACATCTTTGCGTCCGTGGGGCAGTGGCTGGGACGGATGCTGGAGCGGATGATGAGCCGCGATGAGGACGGGCCGGGGGCTGCGGAGCGGGTCACCATGGCGCAGAGGCTTGCGATCTTCCGCGCCACGTTGCATATACGGTTTCCGCTTTTGCTGGACGACTACGTGATGCGGGAGTTCGTGACGAACTTCTTCTTCGTTCTGTCGAGCTTCGCGGTGCTGTTCATTGTATTCACCTTCTTTGAGCTGATCGGCGACATCATCCGCAACCGGACCGCGCTGGTGACGGTGGGCGAGTATCTGGTGAATCTGATTCCGTACATCATCTCGGCGGTGACGCCGCTTTGCGCTCTCGTCGCGGTGCTGGTGACGTTTGGTGCCTTGAATCGCTCGTCGGAGCTGACGGCGATGAAGGCTACGGGGATCAGTCTGTATCGCGTGGTTGCTCCGGTGTTGGTGATCGCGGCGGTTCTGGCGGCTTCGCTGTTCGCCTTCGACGAGTACTACTTGCCGGGGGCGAACCGGCGGCAGGAAGCGCTGCGGGCGGTGATCAAGAACAAGCCGGCGCAGACGTTCCTGCGGCCAGACCGGAAGTGGATCTCGGGACAGACGGGATCTACTGCGGTTCCGGCTGTTACAACGACGGGGAAATCTGGAAGGATCGTGCAGCCGGCAGCGGCTGGCGAGCCGGCGAGGATCTTTTACTATCAGTTCTTCGACAGCAACAAGGATGTCTTTGCGAACCTGACGGTGTTTGAGCTGGAGCCGGATACGTTTGTGCTGCGGCGGCGGATCTTTGCCTCGTCGGTGCGGTGGGACGGGCATAACTGGATCTTCGACCAGGGATGGCAGAGGACGTTTGCGGGCGAGACGGTGGGGACGTATGAGCCGTTCGCGGTGGCCGAGTTTCCTGAGATCAAGGAGCAGCCTTCGTACTTCAAGAAGGAAGATCTGCAGTCGCAGGAGATGTCGTTTGCGGAGCTGTCCGACTATATCGGCGACCTGAAGCAGAGCGGCTTCGACACGATGCGGTTGCGGGTGCAGTTGATGAAGAAGATCGCCTACCCCGTGGTGACGCTGGTGATGGCGATCCTGGCGGTGCCGTTTGCGCTGTCGATGGGCAAGCGCGGGTCGCTGGTGGGGATCTCGACGGCGATTGGGCTGGCGATCTCATACTGGGTGGTGGCGGGACTGTTTGAGGCGATGGGTAATGTGAATACGCTGCCGCCGGTGCTGGCGGCGTGGTCGCCGGATGTCTTGTTCGGGATCGCTGGGGCGTATTTGCTGCTGCGGACGCCGACGTAG
- the fliD gene encoding flagellar filament capping protein FliD, with translation MGTVGLNFGSATSGAGFDVATTVTAILATQQAIETPWKTQLAALQAQDTVFSTLGTDLSTLSTALSSLTSFDGVLAEKQGSSSNTNVLTLTSADTTAVAGSHSVVVTSLATTASNYSDSIATASDTLSGSLTINGHQISVVSGTSDTLQTFATAINNAAVGVTASIVTDANGSRLSITSNTSGAAGAITVSSSLTDSTTSTAIAFHTAQAGANAALTVDGLAVSSASNTVTGAIPGVTFQLLSSSPGTTVQIQVTNDNTDIESAVSSLVKAYNAVIADISGQEKNDSSGNPEPLYGSPTLSLIQTQLQSAIFGGSASGSINSLSQLGITSNTDGTLTLDTSTLDNALNANFSDIVGYFQNSGSFGQTFSTTLSNLGNTSVNGAVSLAQQQNSTEETSLNASITAQDALIAQQQTTLTAELTTADQELQAIPEQLSEINQIYSAISGYNEYTNS, from the coding sequence ATGGGAACTGTCGGATTGAACTTTGGCTCGGCCACCAGCGGCGCGGGCTTCGACGTCGCCACCACCGTCACCGCGATCCTCGCCACGCAGCAGGCCATCGAGACACCCTGGAAGACACAACTCGCCGCCCTGCAGGCGCAGGACACCGTCTTCAGCACGCTCGGCACGGACCTCTCCACGCTCAGCACCGCCCTCTCGTCACTCACCTCCTTCGATGGGGTCCTCGCGGAGAAGCAGGGCTCAAGCTCCAACACCAATGTCCTCACCCTCACCAGTGCCGACACCACCGCCGTCGCCGGCAGCCACAGCGTCGTCGTCACCTCGCTCGCCACCACGGCATCGAACTACTCGGACTCTATCGCCACCGCCAGCGACACCCTCAGCGGCAGTCTCACCATCAACGGCCATCAGATCAGCGTCGTCAGCGGTACCAGCGACACCCTCCAGACCTTCGCCACAGCGATCAACAACGCCGCCGTCGGCGTCACCGCCAGCATTGTCACGGACGCCAACGGATCGCGCCTCTCCATCACCAGCAACACCAGCGGCGCGGCGGGCGCCATCACCGTCTCGAGCTCGCTCACCGATTCCACCACCAGTACGGCCATCGCCTTCCACACCGCACAGGCAGGGGCTAACGCCGCCCTCACCGTGGATGGCCTCGCCGTATCCAGTGCATCCAATACCGTCACCGGCGCTATTCCCGGAGTCACCTTTCAACTCCTCTCGTCCTCTCCTGGCACCACCGTCCAGATCCAGGTCACCAACGACAACACCGACATCGAATCCGCGGTCAGCTCGCTCGTCAAGGCGTACAACGCCGTCATCGCAGACATCTCCGGCCAGGAAAAAAACGACTCTTCGGGCAACCCCGAGCCGCTCTATGGCAGCCCTACGCTCTCTCTCATTCAGACCCAGCTCCAGTCAGCCATCTTCGGGGGCTCAGCCAGCGGAAGTATCAACAGCCTCTCGCAGCTTGGCATTACATCCAACACGGACGGCACGCTCACCCTCGACACCAGCACACTCGACAACGCGCTTAACGCCAACTTCTCCGACATCGTCGGCTACTTTCAAAACTCCGGTAGCTTCGGCCAGACGTTCAGCACGACGCTCAGCAACCTTGGGAACACCTCGGTCAACGGTGCAGTCTCCCTCGCGCAGCAACAGAACTCGACCGAGGAGACCAGTCTTAACGCCAGTATCACCGCGCAGGATGCCCTCATCGCACAGCAGCAGACGACCCTTACCGCCGAACTCACCACCGCAGACCAGGAGCTCCAGGCCATCCCGGAGCAACTGAGCGAAATCAACCAGATCTATAGCGCCATCAGCGGCTACAACGAGTACACGAACAGCTAA
- a CDS encoding Rid family hydrolase, with amino-acid sequence MFIHKLRSAAIAVAMVGVSYASQAQGVEVKHLQPNPKAAIASGVWAGDTLYLSGQLADPVTPADAAKGTPAVYGDTEQQAMSELMKIQALLKEQGLDMKDVVKMTVFMAGDPAKGNKLDFAGMMASYTKFFGTKEQPNKPARSAMQVAALAAPWALLEIEVIAVRSK; translated from the coding sequence ATGTTCATTCATAAGTTGCGGTCCGCCGCGATTGCGGTGGCGATGGTTGGCGTTTCGTATGCGTCGCAGGCACAGGGCGTCGAAGTGAAGCATCTACAGCCGAACCCCAAAGCGGCGATTGCAAGCGGTGTGTGGGCGGGAGACACGCTTTATCTGAGCGGACAACTGGCTGACCCGGTCACTCCGGCGGATGCGGCCAAGGGAACTCCGGCGGTCTATGGCGATACCGAGCAGCAGGCGATGTCGGAGCTGATGAAGATTCAGGCGCTGCTGAAGGAGCAGGGTTTGGACATGAAGGATGTCGTGAAGATGACCGTGTTCATGGCTGGCGATCCGGCCAAGGGCAACAAGCTGGACTTCGCTGGGATGATGGCCTCGTACACGAAGTTCTTTGGGACGAAGGAACAGCCGAACAAGCCGGCGCGTTCGGCGATGCAGGTTGCGGCTTTGGCGGCTCCGTGGGCGCTGTTGGAGATTGAAGTGATCGCGGTGCGGTCTAAATAG
- a CDS encoding FKBP-type peptidyl-prolyl cis-trans isomerase, whose translation MKLALAVFALSSAALAQTPAPATAAKPVTHHAATTATAKTAAAGPPKVVGVPHTMYSLKYIDTKIGTGPLAEPRKYYTVNYTGYFPDGTKFDSSLDRKEPFTFPYGAHRVIIGWDTGFEGMHVGGKRRLFVPYQLAYGPLGNPPRMPAKANLIFDVELISFSDTPPVPPTPPAPPAAPKAPAKPADAPAAAPAGAPATPPPASAPATAPPADKPATPPAPDKPATPPSK comes from the coding sequence ATGAAGCTTGCTCTCGCAGTGTTCGCGCTCTCCTCCGCCGCCCTCGCTCAGACACCCGCTCCGGCAACTGCCGCGAAGCCTGTCACTCACCATGCCGCTACGACGGCGACTGCTAAAACGGCAGCTGCGGGGCCGCCGAAGGTGGTTGGCGTGCCGCATACGATGTACTCGCTGAAGTACATCGACACGAAGATTGGCACCGGGCCACTGGCTGAGCCGCGGAAGTACTACACGGTGAACTACACGGGATACTTTCCCGATGGAACCAAGTTCGATTCTTCGCTGGACCGCAAGGAGCCGTTTACGTTCCCGTATGGCGCGCATCGCGTGATTATCGGATGGGACACGGGATTTGAGGGAATGCACGTCGGTGGAAAGCGCCGGTTGTTCGTGCCGTATCAGCTTGCTTATGGGCCGTTGGGAAATCCGCCGCGGATGCCAGCGAAGGCGAATCTGATCTTTGATGTGGAGCTGATCAGCTTCTCGGATACTCCTCCTGTGCCGCCGACGCCTCCTGCACCGCCCGCTGCTCCGAAAGCACCGGCCAAGCCTGCGGATGCGCCTGCTGCGGCACCTGCTGGTGCCCCGGCAACGCCTCCGCCAGCTAGCGCGCCAGCGACCGCTCCACCGGCGGACAAGCCTGCGACTCCGCCTGCTCCGGATAAGCCGGCTACACCGCCTTCGAAGTAA
- the fliS gene encoding flagellar export chaperone FliS, producing MDSSSYREKALAGATGVELVLALYDGAIRFLHRAVQCVEEEDTQGRRMAVKKAIDVFMYLQARLRPDVGPTQAAVLSDFYAAMFTMTLEASHNSSKEQLLEVIACVRNVREAWAVAAKDPVAGRVLPRELRTQEETFVPNTSRLEMPTGEAKRSSWSA from the coding sequence ATGGACAGCAGCAGCTATCGGGAAAAGGCACTTGCGGGAGCCACCGGCGTTGAACTCGTCCTCGCCCTCTACGACGGCGCGATCCGATTTCTCCATCGCGCGGTTCAATGTGTCGAAGAGGAAGACACTCAGGGCCGCAGGATGGCCGTCAAGAAGGCCATCGATGTCTTCATGTACCTCCAGGCCCGACTGCGGCCAGACGTCGGCCCAACCCAAGCGGCTGTGCTCTCGGACTTCTATGCGGCCATGTTCACCATGACGCTCGAGGCCTCGCACAACTCCTCGAAAGAACAGCTTTTGGAGGTCATCGCCTGTGTCCGCAACGTCCGCGAAGCCTGGGCCGTAGCCGCAAAGGACCCCGTCGCGGGAAGAGTCCTCCCCCGCGAACTCCGCACCCAGGAAGAGACCTTCGTCCCCAATACATCTCGCCTCGAGATGCCCACTGGCGAAGCGAAACGCTCAAGCTGGAGCGCATAA
- the gmd gene encoding GDP-mannose 4,6-dehydratase, translating to MKKALITGVTGQDGAYLAEFLLAKGYEVHGIKRRSSLFNTARIDHIYEDPHQPHPHFILHYGDMTDSTSLIHIVQKVQPDEIYNLAAQSHVQVSFEQPEYTANADGLGVLRLLEAIRILGLEKKTKFYQASTSELYGLVQETPQSEKTPFYPRSPYAVAKMYGYWIVVNYREAYGMYACNGILFNHESPLRGETFVTRKITRGLARIKVGLQKELYLGNLDALRDWGHARDYIEMQWLMLQQEKPQDFVIATGQQYSVRDFVKRCAELLELGLAWQGSGVDEKALDKDGNVIVGVDPRYFRPSEVETLLGDAGKACRELGWTPRTSFDDLVREMVEADLKSAERDALVRKHGFAAYNVREN from the coding sequence TTGAAGAAGGCATTGATTACGGGAGTTACGGGACAGGATGGAGCGTACCTGGCGGAGTTTCTGCTGGCAAAGGGGTACGAGGTACATGGGATCAAGAGGCGGTCGTCGCTGTTCAATACGGCGCGGATCGACCATATCTACGAGGACCCGCATCAGCCGCATCCGCACTTCATCCTGCATTACGGCGACATGACGGATTCGACGTCGCTGATTCATATCGTCCAGAAGGTACAGCCGGACGAGATCTACAATCTTGCCGCGCAGTCGCATGTGCAGGTGTCGTTCGAGCAGCCGGAGTATACGGCGAATGCCGATGGGCTGGGGGTCCTGCGGCTTTTGGAGGCGATTCGGATACTTGGTCTGGAGAAGAAGACGAAGTTCTACCAAGCGAGCACGTCGGAGCTCTACGGGTTGGTGCAGGAGACTCCGCAGAGCGAGAAGACTCCGTTCTATCCACGATCGCCTTATGCGGTGGCGAAGATGTATGGGTATTGGATCGTGGTGAACTACCGCGAGGCGTACGGGATGTACGCGTGCAACGGGATACTATTCAACCATGAGTCGCCGCTGCGCGGAGAGACGTTTGTGACGCGGAAGATTACGCGAGGGCTGGCGCGGATCAAGGTGGGTCTGCAGAAGGAGCTGTACCTGGGAAATCTGGATGCGCTGCGCGACTGGGGACATGCGCGCGATTACATCGAGATGCAATGGCTGATGCTGCAGCAGGAGAAGCCGCAGGACTTCGTGATCGCTACCGGCCAGCAGTACAGCGTGCGAGATTTTGTGAAGCGCTGCGCGGAGTTGCTGGAGCTCGGACTGGCATGGCAGGGTTCAGGCGTGGACGAGAAGGCCCTCGACAAAGATGGCAACGTCATCGTTGGAGTCGATCCACGGTACTTCCGGCCTTCCGAAGTGGAGACACTGCTGGGCGATGCGGGGAAGGCCTGCCGGGAGCTTGGATGGACGCCCAGGACGAGCTTCGATGACCTGGTTCGGGAGATGGTGGAGGCGGATCTTAAGTCTGCCGAGCGTGATGCGCTGGTGCGGAAGCATGGGTTCGCTGCGTATAACGTGCGGGAGAACTAA
- a CDS encoding ABC transporter ATP-binding protein — protein sequence MFKRLAPLAPYLKRYWPSLALGGVSTVFYNVVKVLIPLVIGHAIDDMHSGITEQKVMYHALRLVGLAVLSGLFLYLTRQVVIGVSRKIEFDLRNDMFANLERQSASYYQTHRTGDIMARTTNDLNAVRQLLGPAIMYSANTIVFTAAALPFMYRISPKLTFFAFVPLPLASVLVQYFGNRIHTRFERIQAMFSDISAKAQENFSGARLVRAFAQEDAEIASFEKANQEYIRRSLLLVRLMAMLWPTLEFVLGLSLMITLLVGGHEVVSHFISVGEFTSFNVYMVQLTWPMIAVGWVVNLFQRGTASVVRIDELLKEVPTIRDAEGAAHTAEEIEGAISFRNLNFAYNEGAPVLSDIDLEIPAGSSLAIVGPTGSGKTTLVNLIPRLYDAPMGSVLIDGRSIREYRLEDLRRSVGFVPQETFLFSDTIRENVAFGVASATDAEVEAAASTAHIKTEILEFPKGFATMVGERGVTLSGGQKQRTAIARAVLRDPKILVLDDALASVDTYTEEQILGGLREVMQGRTTILIAHRVSTARNADRIAVLVEGRIVELGTHEELIGEGGYYSGLYEKQQLEEEIAVTS from the coding sequence ATGTTCAAGAGACTCGCGCCGTTAGCACCCTATCTGAAGCGTTACTGGCCGAGTCTTGCCCTGGGCGGTGTGTCGACGGTCTTCTATAACGTGGTCAAGGTGCTGATCCCGCTGGTGATTGGGCACGCGATCGACGATATGCACTCCGGCATCACCGAGCAAAAGGTGATGTATCACGCGCTCCGGCTGGTGGGGCTGGCGGTGCTTTCAGGGTTGTTTCTCTACCTGACCCGGCAGGTGGTGATCGGGGTCTCGCGCAAGATCGAGTTCGATCTGCGGAACGATATGTTCGCGAATCTGGAGCGTCAGTCGGCTAGCTACTACCAGACGCATCGGACGGGCGACATTATGGCCCGAACGACCAACGATCTGAACGCGGTGCGGCAACTGCTGGGCCCGGCGATCATGTACAGCGCGAACACAATTGTGTTCACGGCGGCGGCGCTGCCGTTCATGTACAGGATCAGCCCGAAGCTGACGTTCTTTGCGTTCGTGCCGCTGCCCTTGGCTTCAGTGCTGGTGCAGTACTTCGGCAACCGGATTCATACGCGGTTCGAGCGGATCCAGGCGATGTTCTCGGACATCTCGGCGAAGGCGCAGGAGAACTTTTCCGGAGCGCGGCTGGTCCGGGCGTTCGCGCAGGAGGATGCGGAGATCGCGTCGTTCGAGAAGGCGAATCAGGAGTACATCCGGCGGAGCCTGCTGCTGGTAAGGCTGATGGCGATGCTTTGGCCGACGCTGGAGTTTGTGCTCGGGCTGTCGCTGATGATTACGCTGCTGGTGGGTGGGCACGAGGTGGTGTCGCACTTCATCTCGGTGGGCGAGTTTACCTCGTTCAACGTGTACATGGTGCAGTTGACGTGGCCGATGATCGCGGTGGGCTGGGTGGTGAATCTCTTTCAGCGTGGCACGGCTTCGGTGGTGCGTATCGACGAGCTGTTGAAGGAGGTGCCGACGATTCGTGACGCGGAGGGCGCGGCGCACACGGCGGAGGAGATCGAAGGCGCAATCAGCTTTCGCAATCTGAACTTCGCTTACAACGAGGGCGCGCCGGTGCTGTCGGATATCGATCTGGAGATTCCGGCGGGGTCGAGCCTGGCCATTGTGGGGCCAACCGGGTCGGGCAAGACGACGCTGGTGAACCTGATTCCGCGGCTCTACGACGCACCGATGGGGAGTGTGCTGATCGATGGGCGGTCGATCCGGGAGTACCGGCTTGAGGACCTGCGCCGAAGCGTTGGATTTGTGCCTCAGGAGACGTTTCTATTCTCGGATACGATCCGGGAGAACGTGGCGTTTGGCGTTGCGAGCGCGACCGATGCGGAGGTGGAAGCGGCGGCTTCGACGGCACATATCAAGACGGAGATCCTGGAGTTTCCCAAGGGCTTCGCGACCATGGTGGGCGAGCGTGGGGTGACGCTCTCCGGAGGGCAGAAGCAAAGGACGGCGATTGCGCGTGCGGTGCTTCGCGATCCAAAGATTCTGGTGCTGGACGATGCTCTGGCCAGCGTCGATACCTACACGGAGGAGCAGATCCTTGGCGGGCTTCGCGAGGTGATGCAGGGAAGAACGACGATTCTCATTGCGCACCGGGTGTCGACGGCGAGGAACGCGGACAGGATTGCGGTGCTGGTCGAGGGACGGATTGTGGAGCTTGGCACCCACGAAGAGTTGATTGGAGAGGGTGGGTATTACAGCGGGCTTTATGAGAAGCAGCAGTTGGAAGAAGAGATTGCTGTGACGAGCTAG